In Microvenator marinus, one genomic interval encodes:
- a CDS encoding twin-arginine translocase TatA/TatE family subunit, translating to MFGLGTTELIIIMVILIMFFGLGKLPKVAKELGAGVRSFQKSLKGEEDEPEKTDKQKLEE from the coding sequence ATGTTTGGATTAGGAACGACAGAGCTCATCATCATAATGGTGATACTGATAATGTTCTTTGGCCTTGGTAAGCTTCCAAAGGTAGCCAAAGAGCTTGGGGCCGGAGTGCGTAGCTTCCAGAAGTCCCTCAAAGGCGAGGAAGACGAGCCTGAGAAGACCGACAAGCAGAAGCTTGAAGAATGA
- a CDS encoding YicC/YloC family endoribonuclease — MIRSMTGYGSAEGQSGPWHVSVECRSVNHKNFDLRTSFPRTMGWLESLTQDLSKRSIKRGRLEVRVDLELVSTKEPSLVDEERFACVADQLRGLALAHGLASPTIADVLGFRETLGDTKVDVPDAEAMTPLLEQALDLLFESRSEEGKKLSLTLIRLIEEIEADFAYIDSMRDEILAEYREKLHARVGEAAAAAGVELEESRIAQELVIFADRSDIAEEVQRALSHCSKLRDLIEESDDTPVGKRLDFYLQELIREANTTGSKSSAVRITDAVVRIKTAIEQLREQASNVE, encoded by the coding sequence ATGATTCGAAGCATGACCGGTTATGGGTCGGCTGAGGGGCAGTCGGGGCCGTGGCATGTGTCCGTCGAATGCCGTTCGGTGAATCATAAGAATTTTGATCTCCGGACAAGTTTCCCAAGAACGATGGGGTGGCTCGAGTCGCTGACTCAAGACCTGAGTAAGCGCTCCATCAAGCGTGGTCGTCTCGAGGTCAGGGTCGATCTGGAGCTCGTAAGTACCAAGGAACCATCCCTGGTAGACGAAGAACGATTTGCCTGCGTTGCAGACCAGCTCCGTGGACTCGCGCTGGCTCACGGATTGGCATCTCCAACAATCGCTGATGTGTTGGGTTTTCGAGAGACCCTGGGTGACACCAAGGTGGACGTCCCCGATGCAGAGGCAATGACACCGCTGCTTGAGCAGGCACTAGACCTGCTCTTCGAGTCGCGCTCAGAAGAAGGCAAAAAGCTCTCCTTGACCTTGATTCGGTTGATCGAAGAGATCGAGGCTGATTTTGCCTACATTGACTCCATGAGAGACGAGATTCTGGCCGAGTATCGTGAGAAATTGCATGCTCGAGTTGGAGAAGCCGCGGCAGCCGCAGGAGTGGAGCTTGAGGAGTCGCGCATTGCGCAAGAACTGGTGATCTTTGCGGATCGCTCAGACATTGCAGAAGAGGTGCAGCGAGCACTCTCGCATTGTTCCAAGCTGCGAGACCTGATCGAAGAATCCGACGATACGCCAGTGGGCAAGAGACTCGACTTCTATCTACAGGAGTTGATTCGCGAAGCGAACACCACGGGCTCCAAGAGCTCGGCGGTTCGTATCACCGATGCTGTGGTCCGTATCAAGACGGCCATCGAGCAACTTCGAGAACAAGCGAGTAACGTAGAATGA
- the gmk gene encoding guanylate kinase codes for MIESDEGLLFIVCGPSGVGKTTLCRELLEQRPRLSLSISYTTRSPRGDEKDGVAYHFVNESRFQEMIDQELFAEWARVHGHSYGTSVEVIEDAWSKGRDILFDIDYQGAGQLRARFGKRAVLTLVVPPSMGILEKRLRGRGTDSAEVVDRRLQAARHELSQFPMFDYVIVNDDLAHAQAMIFSIYDSSRHMRLIWEERMRSLLSL; via the coding sequence ATGATCGAATCAGACGAAGGCCTCCTCTTTATCGTGTGCGGCCCTTCAGGGGTTGGGAAGACCACGCTCTGCCGAGAGTTGCTCGAGCAACGCCCCCGGTTGAGTTTGAGTATTTCGTACACGACCCGTTCGCCTCGCGGAGATGAAAAGGACGGGGTGGCCTACCACTTCGTGAACGAATCTCGTTTTCAGGAAATGATCGATCAGGAACTCTTCGCCGAGTGGGCTCGTGTGCATGGCCACAGCTATGGCACGAGTGTCGAGGTCATCGAAGATGCGTGGTCAAAAGGGCGCGATATTCTGTTTGATATTGACTATCAGGGGGCCGGACAGCTGCGTGCGAGGTTTGGCAAACGCGCCGTTTTAACCTTGGTCGTTCCACCGAGCATGGGGATTTTGGAAAAGCGATTGCGCGGTCGCGGCACGGATAGTGCGGAAGTCGTGGATCGTAGGCTTCAGGCCGCGCGCCATGAACTCTCGCAGTTTCCTATGTTTGACTACGTCATTGTTAACGACGATCTAGCCCACGCACAGGCCATGATCTTCTCGATTTATGATTCGAGTCGCCATATGCGCCTGATTTGGGAAGAGCGAATGCGCTCGCTTTTGAGTCTCTGA